The segment GAGTAACTACGGTGGAAGCAACTACGACGGAAGCAACTACCATGAGAGAAACTACGATGAGAGCAACTACCTGGATGAACCATCCCACTACAGCTACGAGCACACCAAAGAAGTGGAACCAAATGGGAATGCACaatttaaaaagagaaaaaaatatatgtccCTTTCGAAGCAACCCGGACAGGGCACTGCTGCCgatgcacaaaaatgtcaAATCAGTGAGAAGGAGGATGATGTGAGCCACCACTACCTACATGGAAATGGATTGCACGAGAAGAAACAGGTTAGGAATAGCAGACCGTTTGCAGATCTCCAACAGGATATAGACCGAGGGGGGGCGTCATTCCAAGGGAGCGAGGCGAATGTGGATCTGAGTGGCAGCACCGATGGAGGGATGGACCATGTTGAGGAAGAAGCCTTCAAGAGTGGAGGAGGAGCCCCCCTGCGCGGTCGATACGGAGAGAGCGGAGAAATGAGGgagagaagggggagaagcgaaaggAGGGAAAGGAGCGAAAGGAGCGGCAGCGGTGAGAATGCCAACCACCGCGCTTATCGCTTCCAGCAGTACAGTGGCATCGCAAAAGGCTGCCACCGCGTCGCGCGCGTGAGGAGAGACACCGGATTCAGTGCCGACGGAAATGCGAACCCCGCAGCGGATGAGAGGTATGGCATCGACGAAGGGGATGGCGAAGGGGGCGGCGAAGGAATCCACGAAGGGGTCGACGGCTCGAAGCATTTGCAAGTGAATAAAAGAATGCACCATGTGAACCAGCAAAACAGACACGAGTACCTACACGGAAATGTGCATCCGCCACGAAGCATGCACATTAATGGCTATGATAAGACACAGAAGGGGAAGTACCACCAGGGGAACTACGCCTATGAGGATGAAAGCATGATGGGTCTTAAACAGGATGAGTTATTTGCGGGGGAGGGGTATCCTGTGCGTGAGATGCACTCAGGGGAGGAAGGAGGCGCAACCACGTACTTTAGAAGTGCTCATAGTAGGGgttacaaaaaggaacgtGGAGAGGAGGATCAGGATAAGGATGGGGATGAAGAACGGGTGCATGAAGGGGCTAATTATAAGAACGGCAGGTATCGAAATGGGAGGTACCCAGTAGGTGTGTGGGGGACGAACCAAGGTCGGATGAACGATCGCTACCGTGTGGGAGAGAACTCGTTTACGTACTGCGATGAGCGCAGCTCCAGTAACTCGCACGCGTATCATCGAAGTGAATACGTGAGTGGGATGAACCCGTCCTATCGAAGAAAAGGTTCGAGTGAAAACCAGATAAACGCATACGCACGTGGGGGAAATAGGAAGTATGACGAAGGGCACAGTGGTGGTGATCCGCACGATGGTGATGATGGGTCTGGTTCGTATGTCGGAGCCCATCCCGCGGCTGCACCCGGGGGGTCCAACTACCCGAGCGATTACTACAGTGGTAAGTATGCACACCAAAGGTTGAACAGTCACTCGAATGGAAAACATAATGCTGGGAGCCATTATCACAGAGAGTACAATCGTATTCACGAGAGAAGTAGCTAtgaaggggaggaggagtaTTACGAGGAGGAGCTTCATCCTCATCACGGGGGACTCCCATCAGAAGATCACGCAGGTTATTATGACCCACGTGCCATGTCATACGAAGAGTACGCAGAGTTACAGACACACGATGATCAGAGGTACGCCTTTTCCAAGAGGACCCCTCCAAGCAGTCAAAACGGATATCCAGCCGGTGGAGCTTAccagcaaaatgaaggaaatatTTGCACCCTCGATGATCAGAAGACACGAGACAATGAAGACGACGTAGATGGTGATGACGATAAGGTTAACATAAATAGGGAGAGTAATCCCCCCACGGTGGTAGTTGGTGCTCGTGTATTGACTGATAAATCGACTCACGCGTTAAGTGACGTTAAGGAAAATATGACAGGGGTGATTGTGGGGGATGCAGGACAGGTCAGTGAAGGCGCGCAAATTCGTTCCACCACTGGGGGGGGAGATATGCCCATTGATAATGCCACCAAGGTTAGTAACGCGGCCGTGGTTGGGAACGCTCTCCCGTCGCAGATCGTCACGCAGAGTACCACTCAGGGCGTTCCTCCCGCCGTGCAGGCAAACCATCCAGCCAAGGAAGCACAGCCACAACAAGAAGTGCTACCACAACCGCCGCAGCCACAGCAAGAAGTGCAACCACAACCGCCGGTGAAGCGCAAGCGGGGGAGACCCAGATTGAAGAAAACTACCACCCCTTCGGAGGAGGCCCCATCGAACGACTCTCAAAGCAACGCGCCAGCCGCGCAAGCAGGGGCCGGCCCCACCGTGCTGCTGAATAACCAAACGGGTGCCCCCGCCAGTGGCCAGAACGGCAACGTGAGCAGTGAACAGAACCACCCCACCCTCTACAGTAACATGGGCTCCCTGATGAACCCTGCCTATAACAACCAAATCGGTAACCCCAATGCTCACATGCAAATAACAGTGGAACAACCCCCGAGTTACCAGTTAGGAGGACCCCCCCAGGTGTTAGGGCACCCATCAGGGCAGTTACTTGGACAGCCTCTAGGACAACCGCTTGGACAGACGCCGGGGCACCCACTGGCGGACCCGCACAACCCGATGAACCAGTTAAGCCAAATGAACCCCTTGAGCGCGCAACTGGCGCAGCAGATGGGTCTGCCCCTCGGACAGCACCTGATGAACCCCCAAGTGGGCAACCATATTGGTCACCAAATGGGGCAGCATATTGGACAGCAGATGGGGCAGCAGATGGGGCAGCAAATGGGGCAGCAGATGGGGCAGCAGCTGAGTCAGATGAGTCAGATGAGCCAACACATGAATCAGCAGATGGGGCAGCAGCTGAACCAGATGAGCCACCACAACGGATACCTCCTCCCAAACAGAACGAACAACCACtttaatgcaaaaatgaacgacGATCAGTACAACCAAGCATACGGATCCTTCGAACCAGATGCAGCAAGTCATGTAGATCCCAATTTGTGTAGCAGGAATTTTGAACATATGAGAAACAACAGAGACAATATATCCTACGAGGGAGACGATAGAGAGTACCAAACGAATAAAAGAAGGATAACGAGATCTAATAATGGAAGTGGGTCGGAGGAGAGGCATtctgaaaaggaaaataaaaaggtacaGAAAAGACGAGGGagaagacgaaaaaatgatgtgGAGCAAGGAGACACACATTATAAAAGAAGCAACAGTAGTAGCAATCAAAGTAACGTGAACCATGCAGAAACGAAGTCGGTGGACTCGTATAGAAACAAATCTAATGGCGATAGCAACTCCAGAAGTGAGCACAGGACGGATCAGGACTTCTCCACGTTCGTGGATGAGAACAACAAGGTCGTTTCGTACAGtacgtttgaaaaaaagggggttgCGGAAAAACGGCCTAGCGCGTGGCGCCCATTCGTTTGGCTCACTCGATTGGGGGTGCACTTGCGCCATCGACGTAGTATCCCGTGCCGCTACCTTGCCATGTGATGTCTAGTGATATTACGTGATGTCCCGTGATATTATGTAACGTCTCGTCATATTATGTGACGTCTCGTGATATTATGTGatgtcattttattttattttttttttttccgaaggAGTCGCCTACAGCCCCGCGGACACGGTGTGGGAAAGGCTGTCCGGTGTTAAGGTAACCCCGCGGAGACCCCCCATGGGCACCCCATAGGTGTGCACCCTCCTGCGCATTATGCAGGAGAGCTCAACTCCCCTACAAACtgtttatttccccccttttacaGATCGGCCCGCTGATACTGACGGCCCAAAGCAGAACGACGAATGTCATTTTGGCCAAAAACAGATCCATCGAGCTCGGCAACATAAACCACAACCTCATAgtaattttaaagaaaaaaaaaaaaaaataaaaaataaaataaataaataatatatgtatatgtatatgcactcGTGCAttttacatgcacatgcgcaTGCACTGCTTGGCTGCGTCCTGCGGTGCGAACAGATGTGGCCGCCACGTTGGTGCCCTTCCCGCCGCTTGGCGCATTTTCTTCGTTCCTGCCCTGCCATATATCCGCTTGCCCCGCCCTCAACGCAGTATGGCTACATTTACAAAGGCGACAACGTCAGGCTGACCATCGGAAAGGAGACGAGATCAGTGAAGACGGGCTCGCTGTTCTTCCTGCCCAGCTACAACGACTGCAGCATACATAACGATGATGAGTAAGTGTAGCGGTGGTCCCCCCGCGAGTGCAGCGAGAATGCGAAAAGGCACACACGAAAAAGCATGCAAAAAAGCACACGCGAAGGTGTGCTGGTGTGTGCAATTTGGGAAATACTCCTGTGGTCACCCTGTGCGGTTGCACGTCTGCCCTGCGTATCTTCTACTTcaccccccattttttcaattcttcCCCTGCTGCAGCCTCGGAACcgccaaaatatttttgtgctttGTTTATCTGAGCGACGTCATCTGAGTTGACCTAGACACACCCTCCATTTggcaattttctttttttttctttttttctttttttttttttttttttgacgacGTTATATGTCACCCCTCATTTGTGTGATTCGTTTCGAAAgcgaaatgtttttttttttgtatgcctTTGTATGTGCATGCGTATTTGTGTGTATTCGTGCGTGTTCGTGCGTGTTCGTGCGTGTCCCTGCGTGTGCTTACGTGTGTATTCCCTCCAACGGTGCAGTAACCGCTGTGAAAAGTACCAAAACGATCATTTGGCTAGCTAGTACATAAATGAAGGGAGTTCCTAAGGGAACcaccaaaaataaaaaaaaaaaaaaaaaaaaaaaaaagttatatggTAAGAGGATACCTTCTTCGCGATGCAAACATTGACTCGGCAATCCACTTGCACAGGTGGATGAGCTGCAGTTGGAGACTACGGCACGTCCGTCAGCGTATAATTTTGAATGCAGCAGTTGATGTAGAAATGTGTAATGCTATTCTGTGACTTGAGTAGAGTGAATCGAACCAAGTTTTTTCCGCCACGCATCTTTTGGAGGATCTCAACTTCGAGGACACAGTCGAATAAGTTATACGTGAATTGCGGGACGGACGTTTTGTTTGAGTTGTACTTTCTGTTGTGTAGTGTTGGgaatgcgttttttttatcatcatttGCTCCCTGTCGTGTGGTTTCTTCGATGCGGATGCTGATGGGGGGCGCGTCCTCCTGCTCCGTCTCGGTTGATTcgcacagggggggggagcatcCACGAGGGGAGCGCCCACTGTGAGCACTTCGCCCACTGTGAACACTTCGCCCACTGTGAACACTTCGCCCGCTATAAGCACTTCGCGCGCTGTCACCACTTCGAGCACCGTCACCACTGCGTCCACTGTCACCACTTCGCCCACCGTCACCACTTCGCCCACTTCCTAATATGGCAGAACTACCAGAACTATCAGCAGGGTTGCCTCCCCCCCGGTGGTAATCCGCGTAGGACTCCGAGTCGTCCGTGCCTCGACTGCTGTCCGTGCTTCCCTGATCGTTGCTGCCAAAGAGACGTCCGCTCGTTTTCCAGTTGGCCCTTTTATTCTTCCTACCCGTCCAATTTTGCACATCATCCGTGAGCACATTCGTTGCATGTTCCTCCCCTTCTGAGAGGTTCAAACGGCTTGTCTTTCCATAACTCGTACAACCATTCGCGTTCTGTTTCGTTTTGCTGCTTCCGTACCTGTAATCATTCCCTTTGAGCTTACCCTCCTGTGTGTCTTCTTCTTTGtagtttctttttccccatcCGAGTGTTCCTCCTACTTGATACTTTGCATAGTCAAATATAAGGATGGGAATTCCCAACATGAcggataaaatttttaactctCGGACGAGGTAGAAGTACGTGTTGGAGTTTTGTACATTTAGATGCTTCAACAAATTTGTGAAATTGTCTATTCCTATGCATGCTATATTGGCTAGCTGGCTTGCAAATGGGTTCTTTtgatccccttttttgggtctcctcccccctcttcTTACATTTGCCAAAAAGGAGACAAGTTCGCTCCAATTTCGGACCcgaaaaatgaataaccTGTTAAGTATGTCCTCCAACGAGTGCtggttttttctcccccttttgattttttcttttaaaatattttcaattattGTAACATCGTTAATGTAGCTGAAGTGTATGAACACCGCGACTGCAGTGGGGGAGCTCCCAGAGAGGAAGTCGAACAATAAATTGAgcgaaattattttattcatttttatttttttcccataaaagaaatatattttagacCCTTGGAGTCCATTTCCGAGGAGCTTGTTCAGTTCGTGACTGTTCGTTTTAACAGAGGTCACTTCGCTCAGAGATGCCTTCATGTAATTGGAGTAGGCCAGGAAGTCCTTCTCCAGTCCCTCCAACGGTTTGCAGCTAGCCATACGCACTGAGACGCTATTCTTTGCAAACTCTCCCGTCGCGCCGACTGATCTGTTGTTCCATGAGCTGCTGTTTCCGGAGCGGTTGTTCCCTGAGCTGCTGCTTCCTGAGCTGCTGTTTCCTGAGCGGTTGTTCCCCTTTAGGTGCGTCCACGAGTTGACACTTTTGAGCACCGAGTACTTTCTCCTTccggggggggaagttgGTAGGGCGCGTCCTTGCCCCGTGGTAGACTTAGACGTCCACGTTGACGCTGAGGCTGACTCTGATGGGGAAGATGAGGACGACTCGACCGAGTCGCTCAGGGAGTCGACCTGTGCGCCTCCAACTGCACCTCCAACCGCACCGCCAACTGCACCTCCAACTGCACCTCCAACTGCACCTCCAACTGCGCCTCCAACCGCACCGCCAACCGCGCCTCCCCCATCGTCCGTGTCTTCATGACTCCCACCGTAGCAGTAATTTTCGTGATCACTCACAGGGTAGTTGTAACCACGGAGGGGGTCTTTCGAGCAGTCCGCTTggccttcttccccctcatcCTTTGGCACTCCCAAGTCGCGCAAGTGGTAACTAAACAGTTCATCCTGTCCTGCAGTGACCTCCTGCAATTTGAAAGGGGTGCATTTTGCAATTTGAAAGGAGAGCATTTTTATGTGCCGACGCACGTGTATGCAGTATGGGGGGTGTGCATATGGCCAGGTATGCATATGACCAGGTAAGCACATGGCCAGGTAACCATATAGCCTGGTATTCATATGGTCAGGTATGCTCATGGCCAGGATGCACTTATCACTATCGCCCGCACATCTTTGGGGTGAACTCATAAAAGATTGCCAACCTCCACGTCCACGTCCTCCAGAAAATTCGTGCTTAATTTCTCAActgcgggggggagaggaaatGCATGGGGGGGTGGGCCTCCACTACAACGTGCATATGGACGGTGGGGGCATGCCGTTGTAGACGCATacgcataaatatgtacgcataaatatgcacgcacaaatacatacacatgaatacacacacatgaatacacacacatgaatacacacacacgtgcgAAATGCGTGCTTCCCGCGAGGGGCCACTCATCTCCGAAGGGACGTACTTACTCGTATTTATGTTGAAGGCATACAAccttttcttaattttttccggGAGATTTAAATACTCTATGTCGGGCCTCTCCATCGTTCCTCACACGTTCCTCACACGTTCCTCACACGTTATGGATGGCCCAACGGaggtgcacattttttggagGTTTGCATAAACCGGGGGAAAGCGAAACGGATAGGAGGGGGGGCATGCTATTTGGCGCAGTTTCaaagaatgggaaaaatgggaagatgGGTGATAGAGGAGTGTGGTCAACTCAACGGATGAGAAGCACTTAACTGCTTACCCACTGAACTGCTTACCTACTGAACTGCAAAAGTGCAggcaaatgaaaaggaaaaggctgGTGTGGTCAGAAGGCAAGCCACAGGGAAAAGAGGCAATGCATGCATAAACTTACACGCATGTGTGAAAGTAGCACCTCATCATGCAGGAGATTTGCGCACTGCCCTGAGTTGAGAAATGGACCTCATTACGACTTCAATCCTTGGAGTGCACCTTGACCTCATGACGTGCGTGTGTTGCATGGCTAGGTATGTACATACTGGCTAGGAAAggcagcctttttttttttttctttccttccaaGGGCATTACAATTGACACTTCACCGCCGCTATTTCTTTGCATACCAACGAgcgaaatttttacatttttggaaCAGGGAAGGATTTACTCGGATTTTCTCGGATGTGCTCAGATTTGCTACGACTTGCTCGGACATGCTAGgggttgcattttttctttttctcacaaGTACGTGATGGAAGGAAGGACATGTCAGGCCGGCCAGCCATTATGCATGTAcgcctcctttttctccacgTTGCGCACATGGCAATAACCCCCTTTTAAAGGACTTAAAATAAGCATTTCCTCCCAAAGGGTTGtacgcctttttttgcgtcgAAGGGTGGGGGGGGCTCTGCACACTGTGCCATATGCATGCACACAAAGCGTGGCTGTGTGTGTAAATTGGCCTGAGGGCTGGATAGTTTAAGACCACAGGAGAGAGAGTCACCATGGAGTTGTCGATAGACGCGCTGAAGGAGAAGGTGAGTTCATTTGCATCGCATCGCATGGCATCATATCGCATGGCATCGCATCACATCGTATCACACCGCATCACATTGGTGCTTTCGGAAAGGGCACTTCTGTATACCTacacatgtacgtatatacaAAGGGAACTACACCACGTGATTCACTTGATGTCCTTGTCCCCTTTTCCACCTCGCAGTTCCTCAACATGAACAGCGACATCGAGCTCATCGAGCGAAAGCTGAAGGAcgaaatgtgcaaaatgtaCGAAGATGACATAAACCCGTTCCTAATTCTTAACGactttgaaaatataaaaagcgAGCTACACAGAATCAACAAAGAATTAAACGTCCTCtatgaacgaaaaaaaatgagcatacAGTACATGCACAGGCAAATgcaaaattacaattttttgctcaacttggaaaataatttaaatattactTCCAAGGAGTTTATGAATTATCACAACtcgga is part of the Plasmodium cynomolgi strain B DNA, chromosome 8, whole genome shotgun sequence genome and harbors:
- a CDS encoding hypothetical protein (putative); this translates as MDASNESLPNEDNTDEEAELGKQKYKDELGLSQNSSDEKAIRVNKNVYRIINIGGRDGDEDKETVIRRIAQVRKSMMREKQAEVEVHGEEADEAGQAYRTNEAYRSSEAYRADSSEGGSPPHYDSAWNVSKLRDLHTGKGGPPPKGAFKEDPQGDRGHNRFSEGHYLRQNEKFSRYNSDRRVKYMQAKDQGGDIYMQIDRGGDNYGESNYGGGDHDESNYGGGNYDESNYGGGNYDESNYGGSNYDGSNYHERNYDESNYLDEPSHYSYEHTKEVEPNGNAQFKKRKKYMSLSKQPGQGTAADAQKCQISEKEDDVSHHYLHGNGLHEKKQVRNSRPFADLQQDIDRGGASFQGSEANVDLSGSTDGGMDHVEEEAFKSGGGAPLRGRYGESGEMRERRGRSERRERSERSGSGENANHRAYRFQQYSGIAKGCHRVARVRRDTGFSADGNANPAADERYGIDEGDGEGGGEGIHEGVDGSKHLQVNKRMHHVNQQNRHEYLHGNVHPPRSMHINGYDKTQKGKYHQGNYAYEDESMMGLKQDELFAGEGYPVREMHSGEEGGATTYFRSAHSRGYKKERGEEDQDKDGDEERVHEGANYKNGRYRNGRYPVGVWGTNQGRMNDRYRVGENSFTYCDERSSSNSHAYHRSEYVSGMNPSYRRKGSSENQINAYARGGNRKYDEGHSGGDPHDGDDGSGSYVGAHPAAAPGGSNYPSDYYSGKYAHQRLNSHSNGKHNAGSHYHREYNRIHERSSYEGEEEYYEEELHPHHGGLPSEDHAGYYDPRAMSYEEYAELQTHDDQRYAFSKRTPPSSQNGYPAGGAYQQNEGNICTLDDQKTRDNEDDVDGDDDKVNINRESNPPTVVVGARVLTDKSTHALSDVKENMTGVIVGDAGQVSEGAQIRSTTGGGDMPIDNATKVSNAAVVGNALPSQIVTQSTTQGVPPAVQANHPAKEAQPQQEVLPQPPQPQQEVQPQPPVKRKRGRPRLKKTTTPSEEAPSNDSQSNAPAAQAGAGPTVLLNNQTGAPASGQNGNVSSEQNHPTLYSNMGSLMNPAYNNQIGNPNAHMQITVEQPPSYQLGGPPQVLGHPSGQLLGQPLGQPLGQTPGHPLADPHNPMNQLSQMNPLSAQLAQQMGLPLGQHLMNPQVGNHIGHQMGQHIGQQMGQQMGQQMGQQMGQQLSQMSQMSQHMNQQMGQQLNQMSHHNGYLLPNRTNNHFNAKMNDDQYNQAYGSFEPDAASHVDPNLCSRNFEHMRNNRDNISYEGDDREYQTNKRRITRSNNGSGSEERHSEKENKKVQKRRGRRRKNDVEQGDTHYKRSNSSSNQSNVNHAETKSVDSYRNKSNGDSNSRSEHRTDQDFSTFVDENNKVVSYRVAYSPADTVWERLSGVKIGPLILTAQSRTTNVILAKNRSIELGNINHNLIYGYIYKGDNVRLTIGKETRSVKTGSLFFLPSYNDCSIHNDD
- a CDS encoding hypothetical protein (putative), with product MLSFQIAKCTPFKLQEVTAGQDELFSYHLRDLGVPKDEGEEGQADCSKDPLRGYNYPVSDHENYCYGGSHEDTDDGGGAVGESASASTRKYSVLKSVNSWTHLKGNNRSGNSSSGSSSSGNNRSGNSSSWNNRSVGATGEFAKNSVSVRMASCKPLEGLEKDFLAYSNYMKASLSEVTSVKTNSHELNKLLGNGLQGSKIYFFYGKKIKMNKIISLNLLFDFLSGSSPTAVAVFIHFSYINDVTIIENILKEKIKRGRKNQHSLEDILNRLFIFRVRNWSELVSFLANVRRGGRRPKKGDQKNPFASQLANIACIGIDNFTNLLKHLNVQNSNTYFYLVRELKILSVMLGIPILIFDYAKYQVGGTLGWGKRNYKEEDTQEGKLKGNDYRYGSSKTKQNANGCTSYGKTSRLNLSEGEEHATNVLTDDVQNWTGRKNKRANWKTSGRLFGSNDQGSTDSSRGTDDSESYADYHRGGGNPADSSGSSAILGSGRSGDGGRSGDSGRSGDGARSGDSARSAYSGRSVHSGRSVHSGRSAHSGRSPRGCSPPLCESTETEQEDAPPISIRIEETTRQGANDDKKNAFPTLHNRKYNSNKTSVPQFTYNLFDCVLEVEILQKMRGGKNLVRFTLLKSQNSITHFYINCCIQNYTLTDVP